One genomic window of Conger conger chromosome 9, fConCon1.1, whole genome shotgun sequence includes the following:
- the LOC133136596 gene encoding cadherin-10-like isoform X2 produces MTNRFLLLFLLLTFPQLISMALLGSRSSGNLFNKEGQLLHRSKRGWMWNHFFLLEEYTGTDNQYVGKLHSDMDKGDGSVKYVLTGEGAGTLFVIDEKSGDLHATKGLDREEKANYTLRAQAVNRYTGRPLEPETEFVVKIHDINDNEPKFTKEVYTASVPEMSDVGTSVMEVTAIDADDATYGNSAKLVFSILQGQPYFSVDPESGEIRTALPNMNREMREHYQVVIQAKDMAGQMGGLTGTTTVNITLTDVNNSPPRFPHSSYHLSVSESAGIGSTVGRIKAADGDIGVNAETHYSIVDGDGRDSFGIATDRLTQEGVITVKKRLDYENKKTYTLKVEASNTHLDHRFDHLGPFKDTALVKVSVQDVDEPPVFSSSVYVFEVQEDTPMGSLIGVVSAWDPDVNSHRVRYSIDRHTDLDRLFNISSFNGSISSLQFLDRETSKWHNISVVATEIGNPQQISRVPVFIKLLDINDNAPEFAMFYETFVCENVKAGQLIQTISAVDTDEPLIGHKFVFSLSSSNPNFTVIDNEE; encoded by the exons ATGACAAATcgattcctcctcctcttcctgctgcTCACGTTCCCCCAACTGATCTCCATGGCACTACTAGGGAGCAGGAGTAGTGGAAACCTCTTTAACAAGGAGGGGCAGCTTCTGCACAGGTCAAAGCGGGGCTGGATGTGGAACCATTTCTTTCTGCTGGAGGAGTACACTGGAACAGACAATCAGTACGTGGGCAAG CTCCACTCCGACATGGACAAAGGAGACGGGAGTGTGAAGTACGTCCTCACCGGAGAGGGAGCGGGGACCCTGTTTGTGATCGATGAAAAGTCGGGCGACCTTCACGCCACCAAGGGGCTGGACAGGGAGGAGAAGGCCAACTACACCCTCCGAGCCCAAGCGGTCAACAGGTACACGGGACGTCCGCTGGAGCCGGAGACCGAATTTGTCGTCAAAATCCACGACATCAACGACAACGAGCCAAAGTTCACTAAGGAAGTTTACACAGCCAGCGTCCCCGAAATGTCTGACGTTG gaacTTCTGTAATGGAAGTCACTGCCATAGATGCAGATGATGCCACATACGGAAACAGTGCCAAGCTGGTGTTCAGTATATTACAGGGACAACCATACTTCTCTGTGGACCCAGAGTCAG GTGAGATCAGGACGGCTCTGCCGAACATGAACAGGGAGATGCGTGAGCACTACCAGGTGGTGATCCAGGCCAAAGACATGGCGGGTCAAATGGGCGGACTCACAGGGACCACTACGGTTAACATCACCCTGACGGACGTCAACAACAGCCCACCACGCTTCCCTCACA GCTCGTACCACCTGTCAGTCTCAGAGTCAGCAGGGATCGGATCAACGGTGGGTCGGATCAAAGCTGCCGACGGCGACATCGGAGTGAACGCAGAGACGCATTACAGCATCGTCGACGGCGACGGGCGGGACTCGTTCGGCATCGCGACTGACAGGCTGACGCAGGAGGGCGTTATTACCGTAAAAAAG CGACTGGACTACGAAAACAAAAAGACCTACACGCTAAAAGTGGAGGCGTCAAACACGCACCTGGACCACCGGTTCGATCACCTGGGTCCGTTTAAAGACACAGCGCTGGTTAAGGTCTCAGTGCAGGATGTGGACGAGCCCCCCGTGTTCAGCAGTTCCGTGTACGTCTTTGAGGTTCAGGAGGACACCCCCATGGGCAGCCTGATTGGTGTGGTCAGCGCTTGGGACCCCGATGTCAATAGTCACCGGGTCAG GTACTCTatagacaggcacacagacctTGATAGGCTTTTCAACATCAGTTCCTTCAATGGATCAATCTCGAGTCTACAGTTTCTGGACAGGGAAACCTCAAAATGGCATAACATTTCAGTGGTTGCAACTGAAATAG GTAACCCTCAGCAAATCAGTCGTGTCCCAGTTTTCATCAAGCTTCTAGACATCAATGACAACGCGCCTGAATTTGCCATGTTTTACGAGACCTTTGTTTGTGAGAATGTCAAAGCTGGACAG CTAATTCAGACTATAAGTGCGGTTGACACAGATGAGCCACTTATTGGACACaaatttgttttcagtttgagTTCCTCAAATCCAAACTTTACAGTCATCGACAATGAAG AGTAG